One Camelina sativa cultivar DH55 chromosome 3, Cs, whole genome shotgun sequence genomic window carries:
- the LOC104778423 gene encoding uncharacterized protein LOC104778423, protein MMLCASLRDRIQPWLRDYVRLQSLAVFLIYAQIGCALIGSLGALYNGVLLINLAIALFALVAIESNSQSLGRTYAVLLFCALLLDISWFILFTQEIWSISAETYGTFFIFSVKLTMAMEMIGFFVRLSSSLLWFQIYRLGASIVDTSLPRETDSDLRNSFLNPPTPAIARQCSGAEEILGGSIYDPAYYTSLFEESQTNISSPKATQVNHYSAGNNGSPSAGEASHFKSPISRSLHSIDEEKGLKQPEEKGLKKTGMASI, encoded by the exons ATGATGCTTTGTGCTTCTTTACGAGATCGAATACAGCCTTGGCTTCGCGACTATGTTAGGCTCCAATCTCTCGCCGTCTTCCTCATTTACGctcag ATTGGGTGCGCTCTAATCGGATCATTAGGAGCATTATACAATGGAGTTTTGTTGATAAATTTGGCGATTGCGTTGTTTGCTCTTGTTGCAATCGAGAGCAATAGCCAAAGTCTCGGCCGCACCTACGCTGTTCTTCTCTTCtgcgctcttcttcttgatatcTCTTGGTTCATACTCTTCACCCAAGAGATTTG GAGCATTTCAGCTGAGACGTATGGAacctttttcatattttcagtGAAACTGACTATGGCCATGGAAATGATTGGCTTCTTTGTGAGGCTGTCTTCCTCTCTCTTATGGTTTCAGATTTATCGACTTGGGGCTTCTATCGTCGACACTTCACTTCCCCGTGAAACGGATTCGGATTTACGAAATAGCTTCTTGAATCCGCCGACTCCTGCTATAGCTAGACAATGTTCAGGTGCTGAAGAAATCTTGGGTGGTTCTATCTACGATCCAGCCTACTACACCTCACTATTTGAAGAGAGCCAAACCAATATAAGTTCACCCAAGGCAACACAG GTGAATCATTATTCAGCTGGGAACAATGGATCACCATCTGCTGGAGAAGCCTCTCATTTTAAGTCTCCCATATCTAGATCCTTGCATTCCATTGAT GAAGAGAAGGGACTGAAGCAACCG gAAGAGAAGGGGTTGAAGAAGACGGGGATGGCTTCAATATGA
- the LOC104778422 gene encoding E3 ubiquitin-protein ligase RING1-like: protein MEEPVATRYWCHMCSQTVDPVMEAEIKCPFCHSGFVEEMADDDVHDDVHDSSDTADARANNSLWAPILMELMTDPVRRRRNQSVESVEDNQNETGENNNNTDLDSQLQEILRRRRRHSAAVLQLLQGIRAGLSLESESTGNGDNNNNTLDNNNPERVILINPFNQTITVQTSADRDSVPAGSLGDYFIGPGFEMLVQRLAENDPNRYGTPPAKKEAVEALSTVKMEETLQCSVCLDDFEIGTEAKLMPCKHKFHADCLLPWLELHSSCPVCRFQLPADEPKTDSATTTTSDNNGGSSASATSSSHGAGNSDGNRREEEEEEDGSEDNDDSGFSIPWPFSTLFSSSQDSNASTDSR from the coding sequence ATGGAAGAACCAGTTGCTACGAGGTATTGGTGTCACATGTGTTCTCAAACCGTGGATCCAGTTATGGAAGCTGAGATCAAATGCCCCTTTTGTCATAGTGGGTTTGTTGAAGAGATGGCAGACGACGATGTTCACGACGATGTTCATGATTCCTCAGATACCGCTGATGCCAGAGCTAACAACTCTCTCTGGGCTCCTATCTTGATGGAACTCATGACTGATCCTGTGCGCCGCAGAAGGAACCAGAGTGTTGAGTCTGTCGAAGACAATCAAAACGAGACTggagagaacaacaacaacaccgaTTTGGATTCGCAGCTTCAAGAGATtcttaggagaaggagaagacactCCGCTGCTGTTTTGCAGTTGCTTCAGGGGATACGAGCAGGCTTGTCACTCGAATCTGAGTCTACTGGTAAtggagataataataataatactcttgATAACAACAATCCAGAACGAGTGATCTTGATCAATCCTTTCAATCAGACGATCACGGTTCAAACCTCTGCCGATAGGGATTCTGTACCTGCTGGTTCTTTAGGCGACTATTTCATCGGTCCTGGATTCGAGATGTTGGTTCAGCGTCTTGCTGAGAATGATCCCAACAGATATGGAACACCTCCTGCTAAAAAAGAAGCTGTTGAGGCTTTGTCTACTGTGAAAATGGAAGAGACGCTGCAATGTTCGGTTTGTTTAGATGATTTTGAGATTGGTACTGAGGCGAAGCTGATGCCGTGTAAGCACAAGTTTCATGCTGACTGCTTGCTCCCATGGCTTGAGCTTCACAGTTCATGCCCTGTTTGTAGATTTCAGTTACCCGCAGATGAACCAAAGACTgattcagcaacaacaacaacaagtgaTAACAATGGAGGCAGTAGTGCTTCTGCTACAAGCAGCAGCCATGGAGCTGGGAACAGCGATGGAAACcgccgagaagaagaagaggaggaggatgggAGCGAGGATAATGACGATAGCGGATTCTCTATCCCGTGGCCGTTTAGCACCTTGTTCTCCTCGTCCCAAGATAGCAATGCATCAACTGACTCGCGTTAA